AGATAGTTGTCAATGACACGCTATGTACTTTCTTTCGTTTCACGTTAATACGAGATACAAGAGTTAAATTATAcgaacaaaattttcaataaaaaaatataaataaatgatgaaaatttgGAGTAATAATgtcatgacacacttttacattcatttgacacataatacaaggataaaatagtttaaaaagtgtaaaattttataatttttcaagaaggaaaagaataaaaaataagtaaaaatattgtcaaatgaatgtaaaaaatttaggtgtctcaaataattatttctccAGTACTTATGtagaataagaaaacaaaagttacaTTTTGACATTTTGTATCTAAGATGACGAAAGAAAGAGACAACCGAACTTATAAGATTAAAAACCTGTTCAAATTGCCTCTATTTTCTTGGTTTACCAATGACCCGCAATTAAAGCCattgatatgtttttttattctgtaGTCATGGATTAAAAACATTAGTTATATATTAATCACCAATCTATCacttatttattaacttttagtgtaatagaaaattatatcttttttactttatagGATTCTTAAGTCCATGATGTGAGTATTTAATCTCCATTCTTATTTAAACTAGGAATTTGTCGAAGAATTGATAaaaccaacaacaacaaagaaTTAAAGCAACCATCTTTATGATGAAATtagtattttcaattttcatactAAATTTACAATTCTCTATAAAttatcatgaaaataaaaataagagtcAAATAAAAACTTTGAATTTATTGTACTACTGACTACTAACTCATACAACTGTGTGTTCTTCCATCATGcgagaataaaatattttttaatacaaatatttctcTTATGCTCACATTCATTTCTTCTTTCACCACTAAAATGTTTTAAGCATAAGCAAAATAAAAGTCTACTTTAGtttttattactaattactaatttgtctttttattattttaatttctttcttgatGTGGTTGACATGAAGTGAACATAGGTTTCACATGAGATTTAAGTCTATTAGATTAATTAATATCTATATTGCTATTGGTTTGGGAATTAGATACTCCGAGAGTAAGTTAtgaataattaatgtttatttaacataatttacaGTGGAGTTTTTACTGGTTGAATTTAGAGTACAGTCATTTTGTAGGTTTTTTCAAATTgacttatttaataattttatcaatcatTAATTTCGTAAAAaagacactttttttttttttactaaaattgcTGTTGTGAACtatttagaaaatttgaaattgaggAGCTGGGTTGATTGAGACGAAGATCAGAAAGTTGTTGATATTGTAATGGTTTTATGACAGTTTGAGAAAtgaaatgcaaaataaatgtttgaaaAGGAAGAATTTTGAAGACATTGAATTTCTCAACAAACACTATAGAGTGGAAATACATGGAGACGCTAACAAAATAACAACGACCTGTCCACACAGATAAGACCAAGGCCGTTCAATTCCACCACTCTCGAATCATTGCTTCCATCTACCTCACAGACAAGAGCGCCACAATTTcattgaaaaaggaaacaattttaaaacaaaaagagatTTCTGTTAGTTGCAGCGTTGAGTCCCAAACCGAATCTAGgacgacaacaacaacaattgtCTTCTAGGGTTGTCTTTTCAGATAACACAACCACCTCGTTTTCCTCGCCTAATGTAACGCTAAAACAACAACATCATCGTCGATGAGCTCGAGCAATTTCACGGGGTTTGTGTTGGCCGTGGTTTCCAGCGCTTTCATTGGCTCCAGCTTCATCATCAAGAAAAAGGGTCTCCAACTCGCCAGTGCCAATGGCCCACGTGCAAGTCTCTGCTCTCTCCTTCGCAACTCCTTTTTTCTAATAAGAAAAatcgttttttttcttctggGAAATAATGTCTCGTACGTGGTCGTGTATTGCGTTGTAATTTGCAGGCGTTGGTGGCTATGGTTACTTGCTTCAACCCCTCTGGTGGGTCGGAATGATTACCAGTACGCAACGTTTTCTCTGATGGGTCGGAATGATTTCCCGAATTTCTTTTACcgattttaatacaaaattgttTGCAGTGATTGTTGGAGAGATCGCTAATTTTGTAGCTTACATTTACGCCCCTGCTGTGCTTGTTACTCCACTCGGGGCTTTGAGTATAATTGTAAggtaatatttgttattattattattattatcattattattagcGATGTTATTGGGTTCAGCTATTCACTTCGGGACCTTCATATCTCCATTCTAAGATTtagtccttgtgctagaaaactaAAGTTTTAGTACATATATCAGAAACCTGTTAGTTTTAATCCCTTTCTTATTCATTAGTGTCAGAAAGTATTCTTTGGTCTTGGGAAGAGAGACCAAAACTTAGAAAGTCATGCATGTCCATAGACTAAAACTAAAGATTTTATGATATAAGTACTAAAACTTAAAATGGAGACAAGTAGAGGAACCTATGAATAGCTTAACTTTGTTATTATTACAGAGCTAAGATTTTATATGGATATGGGCAGTGCCGTCTTAGCTCATTTTCTCTTGAAGGAGAAGCTGCAGAAAATGGACGTGTTGGGATGTCTTCTATGCATTGTGGGATCCACTGTTGTGGTGCTCCATGCGCCTGATGAGAAGTCTCTTACTTCTGTGCTAGAAATATGGGAATTGGCCACTCAACCTGGTATTCTGTCAAGCTTTCATTGGTTTTCCATTATGAAACTCCTAAGGATAAGATTTAGGTTCAGTACTTTAAGTATCTTTTGTGGTGGTCTCCAATCAGAGTTGGAGTTTTACGTCGGTAACCTATGTTTAAACTTCATAAATTATCATACAGATTGTGAGATTACGAAGGAGAAATTATAATTGAGACTGGAGAATAATACTAAAAGCACCTAGAGAACTGTATCTAAGTTTCGTTCAATGGTTAATGAGTTTTTCCTGATTATTGCTTTCTATTTTGGCATCAGCATTCCTCTCGTATACGGCCTCTGCAATTGCGGTGACATTGTTCCTGGTTTTGTATTGTGCTCCCCGCTATGGCCAgactaatatttttgtttatattggaATATGCTCGATAATTGGGTCCTTGACTGTAAGTGACTTACTCGGTTAAGCTCTTCAGTTGTTACTACTTATGTGATATTTCTCATTTTGGATTTTTCTGCATGTTTTAATTGTTGACTGATTTGCATACTTAGACCACCTTTTGTTTGATCTTTGTgataaaaatcttatttatcaGGTCATGAGTGTAAAAGCAATTGGCATTGCAATAAAACTTACAATAGAAGGTTCAAACCAGGCTTTCTACTTTCAGACATGGATTTTTGTAATGGTTCTTGTCACCTGCGTCATTGTCCAACTGAATTATCTTAATATGGTTAGTGCCATTTCTTTTTTTGTGCGAATAATTTTTTGCGTTATGAACTTATGACATTAATTAACTGTTAAAAATATGCGTGCTTATTTCAAATACTTTGGTGCATTCTGTTGCTTTATTCTCTATGCTTTAGAAATATATCATGTCCTATTGAAGAACAATATCAGTTAAAAGGAAGTTagtctgtttgtgtttcttTGACATAATACAGGATAATAACAGTAGgcatttatcattttttaattgcaGCCGCAGTGAGACTGTGATTGCTGAAAACTATgtgaattttattgtttaataacCTCTTAATTGTCTTCATTATGGAGGATCACATTCATTTATGCTGACTATTTATAAagtcttaattataaaaatattagttttaatattttctttgccATAATGCATTTGTCTGCATCTTTGTATGTTCTAATCCTCTAATCTAACCAAGATTTTGATGAATTCAAAGACAAGTATTCAAAGTGAGCTTTAGTTATCATCTTCTATCCTATTATTTTGCAATCTTACcttatacttttatattcaattttttcctACTAATTGACTGATCGAAAATGAAAGGTGCATTTTTCGTTTATGTCTAGACTTGTAATTTTGATTgttgtaatataattattaaatttagaaaaccCATCAAAATTTTCCGTCTACTTTCTTAATGTTCTTCCCCTTTTTCCCAGCCTCGCAGACAGTATTGTAACTTGCATATTTGGAGGTGCAAAGAAATAGTTTGGTTTCTAATCAGTTATCGCTTATATGTTGGCTGTAGTGCAGCTCATAGTGATTCAAATCATGAACTGCCTAGTTAATactttatcataaataataaataactcaTTGAATCATAAAATTTGGGGACACAACGAAAAGAATAACTCCTAATATATCGTATGAATTGTATGTGTTGATATTGAACTACGGAATGACATAAACAGCTTAGCCATGAAtcttacaaaacaaaaccacGATCACATGCCATCTGTCAAAGCTCAGCACATAAGATAAGCAATGGTATAGCCAAATAAGTAAGCCTTTGATTTAGAAGAATGAAAGTAGAAGGACCAAACAACTAAAAGGATGCATAGAGTGGGTGAGTAACTCTGTGAAGTCCTTTTTCAGAAAAAAGAACACATTAATGAAATGATCAAATAGGATATGCTTTTTATTGCTCCTTcgatttcttttaattctacaagcttattttacttttaaatttctttgaCGAAAATAGGTTAACAAAAAgtgcaaaaggaaaaaaataaaagagaagattaacatattaaattgtTCGGTTTTTATCAGTGATACATAATAGCACCAGTTCACGCATGTCTTGCGTGTTTGAAAACTATTTATGGTTTATTACGTGATATGAATGACTTACTAAATTGTATTGAATCATGCAATTACAATAACCATGACTCAGGTAGTTTTCAATTAGGAGCAGAAGCAACTAAGGTTGAGAGAACTTGAGATTAGCTTTGAGTAATTTAAGTACTGAGGTTAAGACTGTGCATATGCCCATGctgcttatttattttttttaatttttattttgagtatttgaataaaattttgaagtcCAAAATCATATGAAATTATCTTTCCTTTAGAAGAAAAGATCTTGCTCATGTTGCTTCGTATCACGTCTATCATCTGATCATATTAGTATGACGAATTATTTTAGGTTGTAGGCTTTGATCTTACTTTTCCTAACTTAATgtccactttcttttctttgattcaCTGACTATAATCATGCTTGTAGTGTGTTCTGTTGCAATTCTTTCAACTCCTATGTCCATTGTTTTTTTCCCTAAATTAAATCGTGTAATTTTGTATAGTTGTTTGAAGGATGTGAAGTAATTTAGATGTTTGAGATGTATATCCCTTGTCCAAATAGCATCCATGCGATGCATGAGCTTTTATTTACTGGAGTTTTTCTGTTTCTCTTTTTGTCATCATTTCCTTGTAATTTATCCTTCAATCCTGTCTTTTTAATGTACCAACTCTTTCATGGTTGCAGGCATTGGATAATTTTAACACAGCAGTTGTTTCTCCGATCTattatgcattgttcacagctTTTACAATATTGGCCAGTGCAATTATGTTCAAGGTTGGTACTTTTcagaaacaaagtaattttgtGGGTGGAAGGAGACATTTTATGGttcgattttttatttttttttataatgttgcctcttcttttcatattttaggACTATTCTGGTCAAAGTGTAAGCAGCATTGTGTCAGAGCTATGTGGTTTAATCACAATTTTATCTGGAACGACTCTTTTGCACAGTACAAAAGAGCCAGATTCTCCAATCCTTACAGGTAATACTTCTTGCACTTTATTGGTGGGGGACTTTGGTGATAAAAACTCTTCATTATTTTGTGTTGCAATAACCTGTCATACAGGGTTGTTAAATAATAGGCTAAAACTGAATTCAAATTTAGATAGCTGGgaagaattgattatatttcaATTCTAAAAGACTTGACAAATATTTGCATGGAAGTGATTCAGCAAATGGAAATGTTTAAGCAGGATGGCATGCATATGATGAAATTAAGAATGACAGAGGTCAATTTGATTCTGTAGGTTTTACATAGCTTAAAGAAATGCATTTCTTTTTCTGGTTGAAGAATAAACGAAGAATGCACTATTAGAAAGAGGGAAGGGAGAGTACAAGTAGGAAGGGGGTGCGAAATCTTCCAAAGTAGAAAACAATTAGAGAACAGTGGGTCAAAAATACAACTAAGCAGCTGAGTTTCATTGCGTTTGAAGTGTAGAAATTCCTTTTGAAATTGATGTCAAGTAGGACCGAAGATAAACCACATACTACAATCATATCATGTAGCAAATGTTAGGGCCCAGGAACACGCTATAAAGTaatggacgtttctctctggtTAAATTCACCAAAGAATTTCGTGAACTGCTAATAGT
This genomic stretch from Vigna radiata var. radiata cultivar VC1973A chromosome 7, Vradiata_ver6, whole genome shotgun sequence harbors:
- the LOC106765392 gene encoding probable magnesium transporter NIPA6; this translates as MSSSNFTGFVLAVVSSAFIGSSFIIKKKGLQLASANGPRASVGGYGYLLQPLWWVGMITMIVGEIANFVAYIYAPAVLVTPLGALSIIVSAVLAHFLLKEKLQKMDVLGCLLCIVGSTVVVLHAPDEKSLTSVLEIWELATQPAFLSYTASAIAVTLFLVLYCAPRYGQTNIFVYIGICSIIGSLTVMSVKAIGIAIKLTIEGSNQAFYFQTWIFVMVLVTCVIVQLNYLNMALDNFNTAVVSPIYYALFTAFTILASAIMFKDYSGQSVSSIVSELCGLITILSGTTLLHSTKEPDSPILTDLYTPLSPKVSWYIQGNGDPWKQKEEDAPPPFNLITVIRQDHFK